Sequence from the Bacillus sp. BGMRC 2118 genome:
TTATAAGAAAGTTACTTGTACAGGTCGCGATGCAGATGCCATTTATTAGAGAGCAGTTCATGAGAAGAGCATTTAGGTAGTAAGCCTGTTGAAACGTTCAACAGGTTTTTTTATTTTTGCTTATAGAAAATTTAGAAGTGAGCCTTTAATAATGAGATAAAGGGTGTTGAAAAGTGAAATGGGAAGTAATCTACTTCGATATCGATAATACATTGTTCGATTATGAAGAGTCATTTCAAAAAGGAATGATGGCAACTTGTAAGAAGAGTATAAAGAATATCAATGAAGGTGAATGGTTTAAGCATTTTAAAATGTTTTGTGATGAGTTTTGGGGAAAGTACGAAAGAAAGGAATGGACTCAGCAAGAATATAGATATCAGCGTTTATATCATTCGTTATTGCCATTTAATATCCAGATATCACAGCCATTTTCAGAGATGTTTCATAACGAGTTTGAACGAACGGTACATAACTATGCTACCCCTTATCCGGATGTAATTCCTACACTATACGCTTTTAAAGAACGTGGTCACAAACTAGGGATCATCTCAAACGGTAAAACACAAACGCAAATGAATAAGCTGATACATTTAGGAGTGTTCCCATTTTTTGAGGGAAACATCTTTATTTCAGCGGATATAAAATACGAGAAGCCTGATCCACGTATCTTTCATTATGTTAGACAAAGATTAGGAGAAGTGAATCTGCCTCTATATATAGGTGATAGTTATGAACAAGATGTTGCAGGGGCTAAAGAAGCTGACTGGGATGTCATTCATTTTCAATATTGTAACTCAAAGAGCTTGAGAGAAAATATCCCAGTCTGTTCTTCGTACCAAGAAATACTTGAGTATATTACGATGAATTAGAGTCTACATTTGTTGATATAATTTTACCTTTTCACCGTTTTTTCCTTCAGTTATGATCAATAAATGAGAGCGATCTTTACTAATAAGAATAAGCGGAAGCTTACTTCCAATTGGAGAGATATTTTCACTTTCTGATAGACGAATACCTAATACATAATTTTTATAAAGGCCTTCCCATAAACGACCAATCACCGTTTGAGTTTCTGATTCTGAAAGTCCAGGAATAGCCTTTGTAGTAAAGGATTGTAGCTCCATTAATGTATACGGATCATAGTTACTTTGCTTGATGGAGAAATTTTTCATTAAGCGATCCCAGCTAGTCTGCAAATCTTGTGTTCGAACGTGATCAATAATTTTCTTCCATTCTTCTTCTTCCTTATTTTTCGGTGTTTGAAAGCCATGCAACGGACTAAAGGAAGAGTCAATGACATACAACTTATCCTTGGACATCGTTTGTGAGCTCTTAATATCGTTATCGTCATTATGTATTTCTGCATGATGAAAGGAAATGGATTCATACAAGGCACTATCCTGTCCTTGTATTTTTTTTTCTTGAGAAAGTGTGGCTTTATGTTGTTTCCATTCATACATCGTATCTACTAGCACGCCATCTTTGAATAGTAGAGATACATCTTGTCTTAAATATACCTTTTTATCTGTTGCAGATTGCACAGCCCATTTTACGTTATATGGATCGTTGTGGTCACCGTCTATTGTAAGGTGAGTTTCTGCTGTGAGAAACGATACATGAGGATCAATTGGGAAATAGGTAATGCTTTCTTTCACAAGAGCAGGTATAACAGTCCTCACCAATATATAAGAAACGGCAAGGACAAAGGCACCTACTATTGTAATTATTGTCCGCTTCCTCATATACTTTCACCTCCTACTAGTCTACATTTCTTAAATAACATCTTGGACAGCCACCCTCTTCTACCTTATGACTCAGGAAATCATATCATTCCAATGTGAGAAACAAGCTGATAAAAAACTTATGAAAATGATAAGTATGTTTCATGTTTTTATAGTTAATGATGGAAAGTGAAGTTTACTTTTGGTAGGACATGAAGTGAGGGATTGAATAGTGGATAGAATTAAGAAACCAGTTTCACCAAATATACAGGAAAATATAGAGTACTTAGAAAAAGAGCTGGGAGTGAAAGAGAGCTTTGATGTCATTCATCTTGCCCAAGAATATGCGGGTAAGAAGATGTCGTTCTTTTTAATAGATGGCTTTGCAAAGGATGATATCCTTCATTATTTAATGAAATTACTTTCATCCCTTGATCCTTCTCAGCTTGAGCCTGACCCTCTTGAAAAATTATTAAAAACACATATTCCTTATATTGAGCTTGAGAAAGTGGAAGATTTGGATGCTGTTGTAGACACCGTATTAGCTGGACCAACTGCATTAATTGTGGAAGGGCTTCAGTATGCAATTATGATTGATGCAAGAACGTATCCAGTAAGAGGACCTCAAGAGCCTGATATTGAAAGGGTTGTGAGAGGGGCTAGAGATGGATATGTGGAGACAATTGTATTTAACACAGCACTAACGAGACGGCGTGTAAGGGACCGCACCTTACGAATGGAGTATATGCAAGTAGGAAGAAGAAGTAAAACCGATATATGTCTATGCTACATTGAAGATATTGCCGAAGAAAAGCAAGTAAAAGCTGTAAGAGACTCAATAAGTAATATTGATACAGATGGCTTACCAATGGGGGAAAAGACGATTGAAGAATTTATCTCAGGTAGACATTTTAACCCATACCCTGTTGTACGTTAC
This genomic interval carries:
- a CDS encoding HAD family hydrolase, whose product is MKWEVIYFDIDNTLFDYEESFQKGMMATCKKSIKNINEGEWFKHFKMFCDEFWGKYERKEWTQQEYRYQRLYHSLLPFNIQISQPFSEMFHNEFERTVHNYATPYPDVIPTLYAFKERGHKLGIISNGKTQTQMNKLIHLGVFPFFEGNIFISADIKYEKPDPRIFHYVRQRLGEVNLPLYIGDSYEQDVAGAKEADWDVIHFQYCNSKSLRENIPVCSSYQEILEYITMN